One stretch of Zingiber officinale cultivar Zhangliang chromosome 6B, Zo_v1.1, whole genome shotgun sequence DNA includes these proteins:
- the LOC121992700 gene encoding 3-ketoacyl-CoA synthase 1-like has product MAVLEPAPMDRERLTAEIMAFRDDDSIVIKIRRRLPDFLQSVNLKYVKLGLRYASIPTAAVLVPVLAAALAAALRLDRLALTPPRPVSVDPATGIASAALALLLLAAYYLKRPRPVYLVDFACYKPDDEHKISKEGFLDMTECTGVFNRESLDFQTKITLRSGLGDETYLPQGIQARPPRLCMEEARLEAEAVMFGCLDALFSATGVDPSRDVRILIVNCSLFNPTPSLSAMIVNRYKMREDVKSFNLGGMGCSAGLIAVDLAKDLLQAHPNSYAVVLSTENVTLNWYFGNDRSMLLSNCIFRMGGAALLLSNRRRDARRAKYRLVHAVRTHKGADDGCFGCVYQREDERGSVGVSLARELMAVAGDALKTNITTLGPLVLPLSEQLKFLASLAGRRVLRLRGVRPYIPDFRRAFEHFCVHAGGRAVLEEIQKNLGLAPSDMEASRSALHRFGNTSSSSLWYELAYAEAKGRVRRGHRVWQIGFGSGFKCNSAVWRALRDVPTARGCNPWTDCIDSYPVKGH; this is encoded by the coding sequence ATGGCGGTGCTGGAACCGGCGCCGATGGACCGGGAGCGGCTGACGGCGGAGATCATGGCGTTCAGGGACGACGATTCTATTGTGATCAAGATCCGGCGCCGTCTCCCGGACTTCCTGCAGTCGGTCAACCTCAAGTACGTCAAGCTTGGCCTCCGCTATGCCTCCATACCTACCGCCGCCGTCCTCGTCCCCGTCCTAGCCGCCGCCCTCGCGGCGGCGCTCCGCCTCGACCGCTTGGCATTGACGCCGCCCCGGCCGGTGTCCGTCGACCCCGCCACCGGGATCGCCTCTGCTGCTCTGGCGCTGCTCCTCCTCGCCGCTTACTACCTCAAGCGGCCGCGCCCTGTTTATTTGGTCGACTTTGCGTGCTACAAGCCCGACGACGAGCACAAGATCTCCAAGGAAGGATTCCTCGACATGACCGAGTGCACCGGCGTGTTCAATAGGGAGTCGCTAGATTTCCAGACAAAGATTACCCTCCGCTCCGGCCTCGGAGACGAGACGTACCTGCCGCAGGGAATCCAGGCCCGGCCGCCGCGCCTCTGCATGGAGGAGGCGCGCCTCGAAGCAGAGGCTGTTATGTTCGGCTGCCTCGACGCTCTGTTCTCCGCCACCGGCGTCGACCCGAGCCGCGACGTCCGCATCCTCATAGTCAACTGCAGCCTCTTCAACCCCACGCCGTCGCTCTCTGCCATGATTGTCAACCGGTACAAGATGCGGGAGGACGTGaagagcttcaacctcggtgggaTGGGCTGCAGCGCGGGGCTCATCGCCGTCGACCTCGCCAAGGACCTCCTCCAGGCCCACCCCAACTCTTACGCCGTGGTGCTCAGCACCGAGAACGTCACCCTGAATTGGTACTTCGGCAACGACCGCTCCATGCTCCTCTCCAACTGCATCTTCCGCATGGGCGGCGCCGCCCTGCTTCTCTCCAACCGCCGCCGCGACGCGCGGCGCGCCAAGTACCGGCTCGTGCACGCGGTGCGCACGCACAAGGGCGCCGACGACGGGTGCTTCGGGTGCGTGTACCAGCGGGAGGACGAGCGCGGCTCGGTGGGGGTGTCGCTGGCGAGGGAGCTCATGGCGGTGGCCGGCGACGCCTTAAAGACCAACATCACCACCCTGGGCCCGCTGGTGCTCCCGCTGTCAGAGCAGCTCAAGTTCCTGGCATCTCTGGCGGGCCGCCGCGTCCTCCGCCTCCGCGGGGTGCGCCCCTACATCCCCGACTTCCGCCGGGCCTTCGAGCACTTCTGCGTCCACGCCGGCGGGAGGGCTGTGCTGGAGGAGATCCAGAAGAACCTCGGCCTCGCTCCGTCCGACATGGAGGCGTCCCGCTCCGCGCTCCACCGGTTCGGCAACACCAGCAGCAGCTCGCTGTGGTACGAGTTAGCGTACGCGGAGGCCAAGGGGCGAGTGCGCCGGGGCCACCGGGTCTGGCAGATCGGGTTCGGATCCGGGTTCAAGTGCAACAGCGCCGTCTGGCGGGCGCTGCGCGACGTCCCCACCGCCCGCGGCTGCAACCCCTGGACCGACTGCATCGACAGCTACCCTGTCAAGGGCCATTGA